A single window of Zea mays cultivar B73 chromosome 10, Zm-B73-REFERENCE-NAM-5.0, whole genome shotgun sequence DNA harbors:
- the LOC100286374 gene encoding VQ: protein MLMAAATHYLGGSAHSSSTTSSSISPSPPPWHPVLVVPSNQRQAVVYDLTEDLATPPSPSPSPSTTPQHLRPASRRRAGKPRRPRPSRKLPTTYISADAASFRRMVHQVTGAGVGADVDAVHQGTEQLLCRPAPPSRAVLSTATTTLVPTLDTSAFLLDAGGGGRPGAACFHGSAAAAEAEACGCGGGGGIGGGGEYSCSNGGGGGFPSLESWDDHDLF from the coding sequence ATGCTCATGGCCGCAGCCACGCACTACTTGGGCGGATCAGCCCACTCctcctccaccacctcctcctccaTCTCGCCATCGCCGCCGCCCTGGCACCCGGTCCTAGTCGTACCCAGCAACCAGCGCCAGGCCGTCGTCTACGACCTAACGGAGGACCTCGccacgccgccgtccccgtccccgtccccgtcaaCGACCCCGCAGCACCTCCGCCCCGCGTCCCGGCGGCGCGCGGGCAAGCCGCGCCGGCCGCGGCCGTCGCGGAAGCTGCCCACCACCTACATCAGCGCCGACGCCGCCAGCTTCCGGCGCATGGTGCACCAGGTGACGGGCGCCGGCGTCGGCGCCGACGTCGacgcggtgcaccagggcacggaGCAGCTGCTCTGCCGCCCGGCACCGCCCTCCCGCGCTGTGCtttcgacggcgacgacgacgctgGTGCCGACGCTGGACACGTCGGCGTTCCTGCTCGACGCCGGGGGTGGCGGGCGGCCTGGCGCGGCCTGCTTCCACggctccgcggcggcggcggaggcggaggcctgtggttgtggtggcggcggcggcataGGAGGAGGAGGGGAGTACAGTtgcagcaacggcggcggcggcgggttcCCGAGCTTGGAGTCGTGGGATGACCACGACCTATTCTAG